GTCAGCAAATGCGTCAAGCAAAGCTCTAACAGCCGCTGGAGCGATTTTCCTGTCGGCGTGGGCAAATTCAGCTTGAACAAAAGACACACGATCAGCATCTTTTTTTATCTCAGCGCAATTGATTTCTGTTGCGTGGCTGCTGACACGAATGGCATCAACGAGTTTCTTGCCTCGAACGCTTGAACCGTTGTGCCGGAGAACTACGGTGGTGTCTGCAGTGGGGTGCTCGAGGTACGCAATGCCATCGGAAATTAGGTCATCCGAGCAACGCTCAAGCCCGCGAATGATCAACAATCGAGGTTCGGCAAATAGCGACGGACTGGTCAGATTTAGGAGAGTTCCGGCCGAGTAGTCCGATGCCTCGATTTCGTGTATCTCAAGCGCATCATCTTGCCCCTTTAGGGTTTCACGAATCATACGAATTGCTCGACCGGCCAAAAATTCTTCTGGTCCTGAGACAAAAACCACGGAATCCGGTGCCGCACGGCGCCAGTCAATGATCTTT
This portion of the Rhodoluna limnophila genome encodes:
- the holA gene encoding DNA polymerase III subunit delta → MSKAKIIDWRRAAPDSVVFVSGPEEFLAGRAIRMIRETLKGQDDALEIHEIEASDYSAGTLLNLTSPSLFAEPRLLIIRGLERCSDDLISDGIAYLEHPTADTTVVLRHNGSSVRGKKLVDAIRVSSHATEINCAEIKKDADRVSFVQAEFAHADRKIAPAAVRALLDAFADDIAELASACNQLLMDSSETISESVVDRYYGGRVETNAFKVADAALAGKSGEALSLLRHAIATGADPVPLVAAISMKIRQLAKIFGNRSASPQSLGMAPWQVDRARKDLIGWTDDGLANAVSAMAIADAAAKGAERDPIYALEKVIHLISNKGLSESSN